One Pyrus communis chromosome 4, drPyrComm1.1, whole genome shotgun sequence genomic region harbors:
- the LOC137732067 gene encoding uncharacterized protein, translated as MELVRAAVCFQVNIFLRIMIWTLALISLPGRVLTTLQRERQLEKHLLDMQIEVENLALDRKELQEHLHTAINERRMMELILAELEGEHDKAIAKVELLVSELHDLRTENLRLKEIQG; from the exons ATGGAGTTGGTGAGGGCAGCAGTCTGCTTCCAAGTGAACATTTTCTTGAGAATCATGATATGGACATTGGCACTTATATCTCTGCCGGGGCGAGTTTTGACTACCTTACAGAGGGAGAGGCAG CTGGAAAAACATTTACTCGATATGCAAATTGAGGTGGAGAATCTAGCATTGGATAGAAAAGAGCTTCAGGAGCATCTACATACAGCCATTAACGAACGAAGAATGATGGAGTTGATATTAGCAGAACTTGAAGGGGAACATGACAAGGCCATTGCCAAAGTTGAACTACTAGTGAGCGAG TTACACGATCTGAGAACTGAAAATCTGCGGCTAAAAGAAATTCAGGGGTAG
- the LOC137732947 gene encoding uncharacterized protein, whose product MSSSTSTSSIIHGEINPNKRSCSVLLNEFNYLPWSHAVTLTLGGRSKIGYINGNIKPPETTSTSYDTWLCNDQLVMSWMLNSMEPKLSELFSYSESSYILWEAVKEILKNIWNELDLYRLHTTDSAVLLKKVDADKVFQILASLGSEYEDLKSHLLMTLELPSFASVCQAVQREKTYRKVMSVEIKTNLEPRAFNVNYKSAGDKQFKGRRSFRDVRSSLNHSQIHTPKAYHAANTSTDELVNFTSNLVNLINEFAAYIQRKKGSTKSEDQATGNPIPLLGKFAEFLADSECVPQRDISGITSALSTALNIGISHDVWIIDSGATDHKTSKVSSLH is encoded by the exons ATGAGTTCCTCTACTTCAACTTCCAGCATCATTCATGGAGAGATCAATCCTAATAAAAGGTCGTGTTCCGTGTTGTTAAATGAATTCAACTATCTACCTTGGTCTCATGCTGTCACGCTCACCCTAGGAGGAAGATCCAAGATAGGGTACATTAATGGCAACATTAAACCTCCTGAAACTACCTCTACGTCTTATGATACATGGTTGTGTAATGACCAACTGGTTATGTCATGGATGCTCAACTCCATGGAGCCTAAGCTGTCTGAGCTTTTCAGTTACTCAGAATCCTCATATATTCTTTGGGAAGCAGTTAAGGAGAT CTTGAAGAACATATGGAACGAACTAGATTTGTATCGCCTTCACACCACTGATTCCGCTGTGCTTCTGAAGAAGGTTGATGCAGACAAGGTTTTCCAAATCTTGGCTAGTTTAGGATCAGAGTATGAAGATCTCAAGAGCCACCTTTTGATGACTCTTGAGCTTCCATCTTTTGCAAGTGTGTGTCAAGCTGTGCAAAGAGAAAAAACCTACAGGAAAGTGATGAGTGTCGAAATCAAGACCAACCTTGAACCTAGAGCATTCAATGTCAATTACAAATCAGCTGGGGACAAGCAGTTCAAAGGAAGGAG GTCTTTCAGAGATGTAAGAAGTTCACTCAACCACTCACAAATTCATACTCCAAAGGCCTATCATGCAGCAAACACATCTACTGATGAACTGGTAAATTTCACCTCCAATCTGGTTAATTTAATAAATGAGTTTGCTGCCTATATACAAAGGAAGAAGGGAAGCACTAAGAGTGAGGATCAAGCCACTGGAAATCCCATTCCCTTACTTGGGAAATTTGCCGAATTCTTGGCTGATTCAGAATGTGTACCACAAAGAGACATCTCAGGTATAACAAGTGCACTTTCCACTGCTCTAAATATAGGTATTTCACATGATGTTTGGATTATAGACTCAGGTGCCACTGACCATAAGACAAGCAAAGTATCCAGTTTACATTAG